The Toxorhynchites rutilus septentrionalis strain SRP chromosome 3, ASM2978413v1, whole genome shotgun sequence genome includes a region encoding these proteins:
- the LOC129776349 gene encoding uncharacterized protein LOC129776349: protein MSHYIEDPGQMSLLYRSLAFTFPVSNIPFNEFARTRYRLCKNCLRPGHVFKDCDRGTCHHCFQKHHSMLHVGQIKHSVPQPQSTFAMLNPPSQQPQSTQHNSLQQTHTQPQNTHTANSHSTQRSQFSTDHATTSQNYVAVPATPTPDILLSTALVRMRDNSGNSLLARALLDSCSQHCLMTRAFSKRLNFDETSAYLCVQGIGSSRNISTKAVKAAVCPRSQIISPFEEEMQFHVLPELTVPLPTTSFNPSTWTLPDVKVLADPQFYESSPVDVIIGAEHYMDLLTDGRQKVTDDGPTLQNTVFGWILSGRIPRSSSRMTQSITFVCSTAEIEQQLTRFWELETCNTTSNNSIEETICEEIFDKTTARDSSGRFIVTLPKKEFAIERLGESKRIAINRFRGLERRFSANPELKQMYTDFIHEYLHLGHMQIVTDRSEKGTYYLPHHAVLKPESTTTKLRVVFDASCKTTTGVSLNDVLLVGPVVQDDLISLTLRFRLYQYALIADIAKMYRMIRVQPNDRHLQRILWRDSSDQPISSFELTTVTYGTASAPYLATKCLQKLADYGQQTHSLAASVIRNNFYVDDLLLSIGSIDQGRELIREIIELMESAGFSLRKWNSNSRKLLLDVPETLRDDRTILELDSSSAPIKTLGLAWEPSTDNFRFHSPKWSMAADITKRVVLSDVSRIFDPLGLVGPVVVKAKIFMQELWKYECSWDEPLTDSLQQQWQEFRRNLVDLDGMSIPRWVGVTATVKSIQLHGFCDASEKAYGACIFVRTVEDNDTVSTHLLISKSRVAPLENLKRKNRRQSIPRLELSSALLLSHLHEKVMASIHIEVKSYFWTDSMIVKCWLTSAPSRWKEFVANRVSEIQHLTSEGVWNHVMGVENPADIISRGMTPAQLQYQSSWRHGPVWLQLDESNWPQPIPIQEEELDKSIMEEKKVITVVLHAINPTANRNRRKHGFITAEERDEALKILVRLSQKEAFPQEFADLSKGEQVQESSRISSLHPQITDGTICVGGRLQHALLSTTRKHPFILHHRHPLTRAIVSYYHRKLFHAGQQLLISTVRERFWPTNARNLARKVIHECVPCFRNRPRIHDQLMADLPPERVTPCIPFQRVGVDYCGPFWIAFPHRRARPTKCFVAVYVCLVTKAVHLELVADLTTQAFLASLKRFSSRRGKPSLVMCDNATNFVGARRELDELCTLFNNQQFQRTISAEAAESNIDFRFILARSPNFGGLWESAVKSFKTLFKRTIGTHTLLYDEMQTVLTQIEAVLNSRPLTPVSNDPNDYEALTPGHFLIQRPLTAFLNLIWTTYL, encoded by the exons ATGTCACACTACATTGAAGACCCCGGCCAGATGTCCCTTTTGTACCGATCCCTGGCATTCACCTTTCCAGTGTCCAACATTCCATTCAATGAGTTTGCCAGAACTCGCTACCGGCTATGTAAGAATTGCCTTCGTCCCGGACATGTCTTCAAAGATTGCGATCGAGGAACCTGTCATCACTGTTTTCAAAAACATCATTCGATGCTGCATGTTGGGCAGATTAAACACTCCGTTCCACAGCCGCAATCCACATTCGCGATGTTGAATCCTCCATCGCAACAACCACAGTCCACGCAACACAACTCACTCCAACAGACACACACTCAGCcacaaaacacacacacagccAACTCGCATAGCACACAACGCTCACAGTTCAGCACAGATCATGCCACCACAAGCCAGAATTATGTAGCAGTCCCTGCCACACCAACACCCGATATCCTTCTGTCAACCGCACTCGTTCGTATGAGAGACAACTCTGGAAATTCACTGCTGGCTCGAGCATTGTTGGACTCGTGTTCGCAGCACTGCCTTATGACAAGAGCTTTTTCGAAAAGGCTTAACTTTGATGAAACTTCAGCATATCTGTGCGTGCAGGGGATTGGGTCGTCTCGTAATATTTCAACAAAAGCAGTTAAGGCAGCAGTTTGTCCAAGATCACAAATAATTTCACCATTTGAAGAGGAGATGCAGTTCCACGTGTTGCCAGAATTGACAGTGCCGTTGCCGACGACGAGTTTCAATCCGTCCACTTGGACCCTTCCTGACGTGAAAGTTCTGGCAGATCCGCAGTTCTATGAGAGCAGTCCAGTAGACGTTATCATTGGTGCAGAACACTATATGGATCTGCTAACCGATGGCAGACAAAAGGTAACCGACGATGGACCTACGCTACAAAACACGGTATTTGGTTGGATCCTATCAGGAAGGATTCCACGCAGCTCCTCCAGAATGACCCAGTCAATCACGTTTGTGTGCTCCACGGCAGAGATTGAACAGCAGCTCACAAGGTTCTGGGAACTAGAAACCTGTAACACTACATCCAACAACTCCATCGAAGAAACAATCTGCGAAGAAATATTTGATAAGACGACAGCCAGAGATTCATCAGGAAGGTTCATCGTTACACTACCGAAGAAAGAATTCGCAATTGAACGTCTTGGCGAATCGAAAAGGATAGCAATTAATCGGTTCAGAGGATTGGAACGACGCTTCTCTGCAAATCCAGAACTGAAGCAGATGTATACTGATTTCATCCATGAATATCTACACCTTGGACATATGCAAATCGTTACGGACAGATCTGAAAAGGGAACATACTATCTGCCACACCACGCTGTTTTAAAACCAGAAAGCACTACAACAAAACTTCGAGTTGTGTTCGACGCTTCGTGCAAAACAACGACCGGAGTATCTCTGAATGATGTCCTTCTAGTTGGCCCTGTTGTACAGGATGATTTAATCAGCCTAACTTTGCGCTTTCGGTTGTATCAATATGCTCTTATTGCGGACATCGCCAAAATGTACCGCATGATTCGAGTTCAACCAAACGATAGACATCTGCAGAGAATCTTGTGGAGGGACTCCTCCGACCAGCCCATCAGCTCATTCGAATTGACGACCGTTACGTACGGAACAGCATCCGCACCATATCTGGCGACCAAGTGCCTGCAGAAGTTAGCAGACTATGGTCAGCAAACTCATTCGCTCGCAGCATCCGTCATCAGAAATAACTTTTATGTAGACGACCTGCTATTGAGTATAGGTAGTATTGATCAAGGCAGAGAACTCATACGTGAAATCATCGAATTGATGGAATCAGCCGGTTTCTCTTTACGGAAATGGAATTCGAATTCCCGAAAACTCCTATTGGATGTACCAGAAACCCTGAGAGATGATCGCACCATTCTAGAGCTAGATTCGTCCAGCGCTCCAATCAAAACCTTGGGTTTGGCTTGGGAACCAAGTACAgataatttccgattccatagtCCTAAGTGGAGCATGGCAGCAGATATTACAAAAAGGGTTGTGTTATCAGATGTCTCCAGAATATTTGACCCCTTAGGCTTGGTTGGTCCGGTGGTGGTGAAAGCGAAGATTTTTATGCAAGAGCTCTGGAAATACGAATGCAGTTGGGATGAGCCTCTCACTGATAGTCTTCAACAACAATGGCAAGAATTTCGGAGAAATCTTGTAGACTTGGATGGCATGTCCATTCCTCGTTGGGTCGGAGTCACCGCAACTGTGAAGTCCATACAACTTCACGGATTCTGTGATGCATCAGAGAAGGCATATGGGGCATGTATATTTGTAAGAACCGTCGAGGACAACGATACTGTTTCAACACACCTCTTGATTTCAAAATCACGGGTAGCCCCTCTGGAAAATCTCAAAAGAAAAAATCGTCGGCAGTCCATTCCTCGACTTGAGTTATCTTCAGCACTGCTTCTTTCACATTTGCACGAGAAAGTGATGGCCAGCATCCACATCGAAGTCAAGTCATATTTCTGGACGGATTCGATGATCGTAAAATGTTGGCTTACTTCAGCACCATCCAGGTGGAAGGAATTCGTTGCGAATCGAGTCTCCGAAATACAGCACCTGACGAGTGAAGGAGTTTGGAATCATGTAATGGGAGTTGAAAACCCTGCTGATATTATTTCCCGGGGCATGACTCCAGCGCAGCTACAATATCAATCCAGTTGGAGGCATGGGCCTGTTTGGTTACAGCTGGACGAATCGAATTGGCCCCAACCCATCCCAATCCAGGAGGAAGAATTAGACAAGTCAATTATGGAAGAGAAAAAAGTCATCACAGTAGTTCTACATGCAATCAACCCAA CTGCTAACCGGAATCGTCGCAAGCATGGATTCATCACCGCTGAAGAACGCGACGAAGCACTGAAAATTTTAGTTCGTCTGTCCCAGAAAGAAGCATTTCCACAGGAGTTTGCTGACTTATCCAAGGGTGAACAGGTTCAGGAGTCCTCTAGAATAAGTTCACTTCATCCGCAGATAACAGACGGCACTATTTGTGTTGGCGGCCGGTTACAGCATGCGCTGTTGTCAACAACTCGGAAGCATCCATTCATATTGCACCATCGACACCCGCTAACAAGAGCAATTGTATCATATTACCACCGTAAGCTGTTTCATGCAGGTCAACAACTCTTGATTTCCACTGTCCGTGAACGGTTCTGGCCGACAAACGCTCGAAACCTGGCCAGAAAGGTTATTCATGAATGTGTTCCATGTTTTCGCAACAGACCCAGAATACACGATCAACTGATGGCAGATCTTCCACCGGAAAGAGTCACTCCTTGCATACCATTTCAGCGAGTTGGAGTCGACTACTGCGGGCCGTTTTGGATTGCGTTTCCACATCGCCGAGCTCGTCCAACGAAATGTTTTGTAGCTGTGTACGTGTGCTTGGTTACAAAGGCagtgcacttggagctggtcgcTGACTTAACAACACAGGCTTTCTTGGCATCACTGAAACGCTTTTCATCACGCCGTGGCAAGCCCAGTCTGGTAATGTGCGATAATGCCACGAACTTTGTTGGAGCCAGACGAGAATTGGACGAGCTATGTACGTTGTTTAACAACCAACAATTCCAACGGACTATTTCTGCAGAAGCAGCGGAAAGCAATATTGATTTTCGGTTCATACTCGCACGTTCCCCAAACTTTGGAGGACTTTGGGAGTCAGCAGTTAAGTCCTTCAAAACATTATTTAAGCGGACCATTGGCACCCACACCTTGCTGTATGATGAGATGCAGACTGTTTTAACACAAATCGAAGCTGTGCTAAACTCGCGACCACTGACTCCGGTGAGCAACGATCCGAACGACTACGAAGCGCTAACACCGGGTCATTTCTTGATCCAACGACCTTTAACTGCGTTCCTGAACCTGATTTGGACGACATACCTGTGA